The Corynebacterium jeddahense genome has a window encoding:
- the mshA gene encoding D-inositol-3-phosphate glycosyltransferase, whose amino-acid sequence MRVAMISMHTSPLEQPGIGDAGGMNVYVHNTATQLARQGVEVDVFTRATRPSQGEVVEVEPGYRVVNVVAGPYEGLEKADLPTQLAAFAGGIVQFARTNARAYDLIHSHYWLSGQVGWLLADLAGIPLVHTGHTWAAVKNAAGTDSAESEARRICEQQLVDNADALVVNTSEETAELARFYDVDPAKISVVSPGADTELFTPGTNRNTELARRHLGIPLHAKVVAFVGRLQDFKGPQVLLRAMGEVVRRGRVGAPVRVIVCGGASGSDASVERYRAIAEEEGLRRVVRFLGPRPPEELVSVYQAADIVAVPSYNESFGLVAVEAQATGTPVVAARVGGLPLAVADGETGVLVVGHETPAWADALEQLLLDDQRRIAMGEAATGHAAQFSWAASATQLAAVYEDVARAFVPGGAGRDAAGVPER is encoded by the coding sequence ATGCGCGTCGCCATGATCTCCATGCACACCTCCCCGCTGGAACAGCCGGGCATCGGCGACGCGGGCGGCATGAACGTCTACGTCCACAACACCGCCACCCAGCTCGCGCGCCAGGGCGTGGAGGTGGACGTGTTCACCCGCGCGACGCGCCCGAGCCAGGGCGAGGTTGTCGAGGTCGAGCCCGGCTACCGGGTGGTCAACGTCGTCGCGGGCCCGTACGAGGGCCTGGAGAAGGCGGATCTGCCCACCCAGCTCGCCGCGTTCGCCGGGGGCATCGTCCAGTTCGCCCGCACGAATGCGCGCGCCTACGACCTCATCCACTCCCACTACTGGCTCTCGGGCCAGGTGGGCTGGCTGCTCGCGGACCTCGCCGGCATCCCCCTCGTGCACACCGGCCACACGTGGGCGGCGGTGAAAAACGCCGCGGGCACCGACTCGGCGGAGTCGGAGGCGCGTCGCATCTGCGAGCAGCAGCTCGTGGACAACGCCGACGCCCTCGTCGTGAACACGTCCGAGGAGACCGCGGAGCTCGCGCGGTTCTACGACGTCGACCCGGCGAAGATCTCCGTGGTCAGCCCCGGCGCCGACACGGAGCTGTTCACCCCGGGCACGAACCGGAACACCGAGCTCGCCCGGCGCCACCTGGGCATTCCGCTGCACGCGAAGGTCGTCGCCTTCGTCGGCCGGCTGCAGGATTTCAAGGGCCCGCAGGTGCTGCTCCGGGCGATGGGGGAGGTGGTCCGGCGCGGCCGCGTCGGCGCGCCGGTGCGCGTCATCGTCTGCGGCGGGGCGAGCGGCTCCGACGCATCCGTGGAGCGCTACCGCGCCATCGCGGAGGAGGAGGGCCTGCGCAGGGTGGTCCGGTTCCTCGGCCCCCGCCCGCCGGAGGAGCTCGTGAGCGTGTACCAGGCCGCCGACATCGTCGCCGTGCCCAGCTACAACGAGAGCTTCGGCCTCGTCGCGGTGGAGGCGCAGGCCACCGGCACGCCCGTCGTCGCGGCGCGCGTCGGCGGCCTCCCCCTCGCCGTCGCGGACGGGGAGACCGGGGTGCTCGTTGTCGGCCACGAGACGCCCGCCTGGGCCGACGCGCTCGAGCAGTTGCTTCTCGACGACCAACGGCGCATCGCCATGGGCGAAGCCGCGACCGGCCACGCCGCCCAGTTCAGCTGGGCTGCCTCAGCGACACAGCTCGCCGCGGTGTACGAGGACGTGGCGCGCGCGTTCGTGCCCGGCGGCGCCGGGCGCGACGCGGCCGGCGTCCCGGAACGCTAG
- a CDS encoding MinD/ParA family ATP-binding protein: MTTYFDGTSFDGTSAPEPAPELDLAPPAVLDQSNLVDPVKAPPRQGWRKLVHTASRGRINPGGSKRELEEQLLLDAIRTPLRGDYRIAVMSLKGGVGKTTTTVALGGVFAQTRGDRVIAIDANPDLGTLAQRAAAAPPATIRDLLHAPDTDRYPQVRAYTNQASSRLEVIGSERDPAVSEAFSENDYRRALDILQHHYNVILTDCGTGLMHSAMAGVLDLANTLVLVTSPALDGAQSAAATLDWLNLHGYDQLAANAVVVVSASAPGKPTIDMAKVCDHFASRTRAVHTIPYDRHLAEGAVVDIDRMSPATRKAYQHLAATVASDFGSWHRHAAR; this comes from the coding sequence ATGACCACGTATTTCGACGGCACCAGTTTCGATGGCACCAGCGCGCCTGAACCCGCGCCCGAGCTCGACCTCGCGCCGCCCGCGGTGCTCGACCAGTCCAACCTCGTGGACCCGGTCAAGGCGCCGCCGCGGCAGGGCTGGCGCAAGCTCGTCCACACCGCCAGCCGCGGCCGCATCAACCCGGGCGGCTCGAAGCGGGAGCTCGAGGAGCAGCTGCTTCTCGACGCAATCCGGACCCCACTGCGCGGCGACTACCGCATCGCCGTGATGAGCCTCAAGGGCGGGGTGGGCAAGACCACCACCACCGTCGCGCTCGGCGGGGTGTTCGCGCAGACGCGCGGGGACCGCGTCATCGCCATCGACGCGAACCCGGACCTGGGCACGCTCGCCCAGCGCGCCGCGGCCGCCCCGCCGGCGACCATCCGCGACCTGCTTCACGCGCCAGACACGGACCGATACCCACAGGTGCGCGCGTACACGAACCAGGCGTCCTCCCGTCTCGAGGTCATCGGCTCGGAGCGCGACCCGGCGGTATCCGAGGCGTTCTCCGAGAACGACTACCGCCGCGCCCTGGACATCCTGCAGCACCACTACAACGTCATCCTCACCGACTGCGGCACCGGGCTCATGCACTCGGCGATGGCGGGCGTGCTCGACCTCGCCAACACGCTGGTCCTGGTCACCTCGCCCGCGCTCGACGGGGCGCAGTCCGCGGCGGCGACGCTCGACTGGCTCAACCTCCACGGCTACGACCAGCTCGCGGCCAACGCCGTCGTGGTCGTCTCCGCCTCCGCGCCCGGCAAGCCGACCATCGACATGGCGAAGGTCTGCGACCACTTCGCCTCGCGCACCCGGGCCGTGCACACCATCCCGTACGACCGGCACCTCGCCGAGGGCGCGGTCGTGGACATCGATCGCATGTCCCCGGCCACGCGCAAGGCCTACCAGCACCTCGCTGCGACGGTGGCGTCGGACTTCGGGTCCTGGCACCGCCACGCCGCCCGGTAA
- a CDS encoding long-chain-fatty-acid--CoA ligase, translated as MPTSTSHVNEEKPWLKYYPEWTDHSLEYGNATLNQLYDANLSANAAKIATRFFGRTQTFGELDREVRRAAAGLKAFGVRPGDRVAIMLPNCPQHVAAYFAVLKLGGVVVEHNPLYTAHELKPQFEDHGARIAIVWDKTAGTLEQLRRETPLETVVSVNMTKAMPRTQQLALRIPLPKLREARASLTGPSKNTVPWEALTSSAIGGFGGDLEPPAEITPDSPAVILYTSGTTGTPKGAVLTHANLIANPVQGRAWVKELQEGNQRMLATLPFFHAYGLTFSLTLTILIGSELILLPAPKMDLIMQAVKKTPPTFVPGVPTVFERIVTTAREQHVDMSKVKIGFSGASSLPASVIEEWEQATGGHLVEGYGLTETSPIIIGNPESADRRPGYIGIPFPDTQIRIVNPDNPDEDIPFGEAGEILAKGPQVFHGYLNNPEATEKVFHDGWFRTGDMGIMEEDGFVKLVSRIKELIITGGFNVYPAEVEDVIRTHKDVADVAVVGRPRSDGSEDVVACVVLNEGAALDPDGLKAFARENLTRYKVPRTFYHFDELAKDPMGKIRRRQVREDLLAKLAEG; from the coding sequence ATGCCTACCAGCACATCACACGTCAACGAAGAAAAGCCCTGGCTGAAGTACTACCCCGAATGGACCGACCACTCGCTGGAGTACGGCAACGCCACGCTGAACCAGCTTTACGACGCCAACCTCTCGGCCAACGCCGCAAAAATCGCCACCCGCTTCTTCGGCCGCACCCAGACGTTCGGGGAACTCGACCGCGAAGTCCGCCGCGCCGCCGCCGGCCTCAAGGCCTTCGGCGTGCGCCCCGGCGACCGCGTCGCCATCATGCTGCCGAACTGCCCGCAGCACGTCGCCGCCTACTTCGCCGTGCTCAAGCTCGGCGGCGTCGTAGTCGAGCACAACCCGCTCTACACCGCCCACGAGCTCAAGCCACAGTTCGAGGATCACGGCGCCCGCATCGCCATCGTTTGGGACAAGACCGCCGGCACCCTCGAGCAGCTGCGCCGCGAGACCCCGCTGGAGACGGTGGTGAGCGTGAACATGACCAAGGCCATGCCGCGCACCCAGCAGCTCGCGCTGCGCATCCCGCTGCCGAAGCTGCGCGAGGCCCGCGCCTCGCTTACCGGCCCGTCGAAGAATACGGTGCCGTGGGAGGCGTTGACGTCGTCGGCAATCGGCGGCTTCGGCGGCGACCTCGAGCCCCCCGCCGAGATCACCCCCGACTCCCCCGCCGTCATCCTCTACACGTCCGGCACGACCGGCACGCCGAAGGGCGCCGTGCTCACGCACGCCAACCTCATCGCCAACCCGGTGCAGGGCCGCGCGTGGGTGAAGGAGCTGCAGGAGGGCAACCAGCGCATGCTGGCCACCCTGCCGTTCTTCCACGCGTACGGCCTCACCTTCTCGCTCACCCTCACCATCCTCATCGGCTCCGAGCTCATCCTCCTGCCGGCGCCGAAGATGGACCTCATCATGCAGGCGGTGAAGAAGACCCCGCCGACCTTCGTGCCGGGCGTACCCACCGTCTTCGAGCGCATCGTGACCACCGCGCGGGAGCAGCACGTCGACATGTCGAAGGTGAAGATCGGCTTCTCCGGCGCATCCTCCCTGCCCGCCTCCGTCATCGAGGAGTGGGAGCAGGCCACCGGCGGCCACCTCGTCGAGGGCTACGGGCTTACCGAGACCTCCCCCATCATCATCGGCAACCCGGAGTCCGCCGACCGCCGCCCCGGCTACATCGGCATACCGTTCCCGGACACCCAGATCCGCATCGTCAACCCCGACAACCCGGACGAGGACATACCGTTCGGCGAGGCCGGCGAGATCCTGGCGAAGGGCCCCCAAGTCTTCCACGGCTACCTCAACAACCCCGAGGCCACTGAGAAGGTCTTCCACGACGGCTGGTTCCGCACCGGCGACATGGGCATCATGGAGGAGGACGGCTTTGTCAAGCTCGTCTCCCGCATCAAGGAGCTCATCATCACCGGTGGCTTCAACGTGTACCCGGCTGAGGTCGAGGACGTCATCCGCACCCACAAGGACGTTGCCGACGTCGCCGTCGTGGGGCGCCCGCGTTCCGACGGCTCCGAGGACGTCGTCGCCTGCGTCGTCCTCAACGAGGGCGCCGCGCTCGACCCGGACGGCCTGAAGGCGTTCGCGCGCGAGAACCTCACGCGCTACAAGGTCCCGCGCACGTTCTACCACTTCGACGAGCTGGCGAAGGACCCGATGGGCAAGATCCGCCGCCGTCAGGTGCGCGAGGACCTGCTGGCCAAGCTCGCGGAGGGCTAG
- a CDS encoding phosphoglyceromutase translates to MGNGKLILVRHGQSEWNKSNQFTGWVDVDLTEQGEAEAKNAGRLMADKGVLPDIVFTSLLRRAIRTANIALDAADRHWIPVVRNWRLNERHYGALQGLNKAEIREEYGEEQFMQWRRSYDTPPPEIDTDNEYAQTDDPRYAFLPEVPRTECLKDVVARFQPYYEDAILPQVLQGKNVMIAAHGNSLRALVKYLDNISDDDIAGLNIPTGMPLVYEIGERGKVLNPGGTYLDPEAAEAGAAAVANQGKK, encoded by the coding sequence ATGGGTAACGGAAAGCTGATTCTCGTCCGACACGGGCAGAGCGAATGGAACAAGTCGAACCAGTTCACGGGCTGGGTGGACGTGGATCTCACCGAGCAGGGCGAGGCCGAGGCCAAGAACGCGGGCCGGCTCATGGCCGACAAGGGCGTCCTGCCGGACATCGTCTTCACCTCGCTGCTGCGCCGCGCGATCCGCACCGCGAACATCGCGCTCGACGCGGCGGACCGCCACTGGATCCCGGTCGTGCGCAACTGGCGCCTCAACGAGCGCCACTACGGCGCCCTCCAGGGCCTGAACAAGGCGGAGATCCGCGAGGAGTACGGCGAAGAGCAGTTCATGCAGTGGCGCCGCTCCTACGACACCCCGCCGCCGGAGATCGACACCGACAACGAGTACGCGCAGACCGACGACCCGCGCTACGCCTTCCTCCCCGAGGTGCCGCGCACCGAGTGCCTCAAGGACGTGGTGGCGCGCTTCCAGCCGTACTACGAAGACGCGATCCTCCCGCAGGTGCTGCAGGGCAAGAACGTCATGATCGCGGCGCACGGCAACTCCCTGCGCGCGCTGGTGAAGTACCTGGACAACATCTCCGACGACGACATCGCGGGCCTGAACATCCCGACCGGCATGCCGCTCGTCTACGAGATCGGCGAGCGCGGCAAGGTGCTCAACCCGGGCGGGACGTACCTCGATCCGGAGGCTGCCGAGGCGGGCGCCGCCGCGGTGGCGAACCAGG